GAACAATGCTGTGCGAGCATTGCCAATATGTAAATGTCCAGTTGGGCTGGGTGCATAACGTACGCGTACTTTTTTTGTCATTTTTAAATCCTCTTTCTCTTTTTTACTTTTCCAGCAAAGCAACCGCAAGTGCTCCGATGCCTTCCCCTCTACCTATAAACCCCATTTGTTCCATAGTGGTTGCCTTAATATTAATTTGCTCTGGTTGGATGTGACAGGTATTTGCAATCACAAGTTTCATAGCGGGTAAATATGGCTGCATTTTAGGCTTCTCCGCTAAAATTGTACAATCAATATTGCTAATAGTAAAGCTTTCTTGAGCAATTTTTTCGATAACTTTTGCGAGTAGACCAACCGAATCTGCTCCTTGGTACAATTCATCTGTATCGGGAAATAGATGTCCAATATCTGTCAAGCCTGCTGCCCCTAGTAACGCATCGATAATGGCATGCAATAACACATCTGCATCCGAGTGTCCTAAAAGTCCAGTTTCATAAGGAACATGCACACCCCCAATGTGAAGCTGACGTCCTTTAGCAAACGGATGTACATCAAAACCTTGACCAATTCGAATCATACTTCTTTCCTTTCTACTTGCTCCATCCGTTTTCTTAATATCGCTTCCCCAATTAACAGATCTTCTGGCGTTGTCAGCTTGATATTTTCGTAATCGGCCATTACCACCTTGACTTGTCGATGACCAAACTTTTCAATTAAGGAGGCATCATCTGTTCCTAAAAAGCTCTGCTTTCTAGCAAGCTCGTGCGCTTGTTTTAGCTCTCTTCCAATGAAAGCTTGCGGTGTTTGAATTTGCCATAAGGCGTCTCTTGGTACCGTTTCTTCAACTTTCATACCGGATACTCGCTTAATTGTATCTTTTACTGGTACCCCTGCAATCACTGCTTGATTTTTTTCAAGTGCTTGATAAACTGAGCTTAAAATAGCCGGTGTGACAAAGGGGCGCGCACCATCATGTACCAATACATAGTGGGCCTCATCTTTTATATGGTTTAGTCCTTTAAAAACACTATCTTGACGTTCTTTTCCGCCTGAAACAATTTCCACGTTTCGTTGTTCAGGCAAATATTTTTGAACAATTTGTTGCATGACTTCTAGCTCTTCTTCTTGTGCGACTAAGACAATATTTTGGCAATAGACATCTGCTAAAAAGGTTTCCATACAGTGAATGATGACTGGTTTTCCCATAAGTTCTAATAAAATTTTATTTTTCGTAGAAAACATTCTCTTTCCTTGACCAGCAGCTAATAAAATTAGCTCATACCCCATTCATACCCCCTACTTTCCCAGTAGTTTACTCTTTCTTTTTCCCAGCTTCAGATTCTTTAATCCCTTTTTGTGCATGTGCTGGTTTAGCAAAAATCATTCGTCCTGCTGCCGTTTGCAAAGCACTCGTTACGACAACGGTTAGTTCTTTGTTCATATAATACTGTCCATCTTCCACTACAATCATTGTTCCGTCGTCAAGATAGGCCACTCCTTGCTGACGCTCTGTTCCAGACTTCACCACCGTAACATGCATTGTTTCACCTGGAATAACTACTGGTTTTACTGCATTGGCCAACGCATTGATATTTAATACGGGAACATTTTGAAATTCGCATACTTT
The DNA window shown above is from Vagococcus entomophilus and carries:
- the ispD gene encoding 2-C-methyl-D-erythritol 4-phosphate cytidylyltransferase; its protein translation is MGYELILLAAGQGKRMFSTKNKILLELMGKPVIIHCMETFLADVYCQNIVLVAQEEELEVMQQIVQKYLPEQRNVEIVSGGKERQDSVFKGLNHIKDEAHYVLVHDGARPFVTPAILSSVYQALEKNQAVIAGVPVKDTIKRVSGMKVEETVPRDALWQIQTPQAFIGRELKQAHELARKQSFLGTDDASLIEKFGHRQVKVVMADYENIKLTTPEDLLIGEAILRKRMEQVERKEV
- the ispF gene encoding 2-C-methyl-D-erythritol 2,4-cyclodiphosphate synthase; translation: MIRIGQGFDVHPFAKGRQLHIGGVHVPYETGLLGHSDADVLLHAIIDALLGAAGLTDIGHLFPDTDELYQGADSVGLLAKVIEKIAQESFTISNIDCTILAEKPKMQPYLPAMKLVIANTCHIQPEQINIKATTMEQMGFIGRGEGIGALAVALLEK